In Fusarium falciforme chromosome 9, complete sequence, the following are encoded in one genomic region:
- a CDS encoding Saccharopine dehydrogenase: protein MVQQSVLMLGAGFVTRPTLDVLTQSGIPVTVACRTLETAKKLSEGVNLATPISLDVSDEKALDAEVAKHDLVISLIPYTFHALVIKSAIRNKKNVVTTSYVSPAMMELDEEAKAAGITVMNEIGVDPGVDHLYAVKTIEEVHAEGGKILSFLSYCGGLPAPEVSGNPLGYKFSWSSRGVLLALRNAARYYQDGKIADVASKDLMGTAKPYFIYPGFAFVAYPNRDSTPYKERYNIPEAETIIRGTLRYQGFPQFIRVLVQIGFLDDTAQEALSQPIAWNEATKIIVGAKSSSAADLEEAIVSKATFDSPEDKKRILSGLRWIGLFSDEKITPRGNPLDTLCATLEKKMQFEEGERDLVMLQHKFEIEHKDGSRETRTSTLVEYGDPKGYSAMARLVGVPCAVAVKQVLNGTLSEKGILAPMNGKINNPILKELKEEYGIFCVEETVS from the exons ATGGTGCAGCA GTCTGTTCTTATGCTCGGTGCGGGCTTTGTCACGCGTCCTACTCTGGACGTGTTGACCCAGAGCGGCATTCCCGTCACTGTTG CCTGCCGAACCCTCGAGACCGCCAAGAAGCTCTCCGAGGGCGTCAACCTCGCGACCCCGATCTCGCTCGACGTTAGCGACGAGAAGGCCCTCGATGCCGAAGTTGCCAAGCATGACCTTGTCATCAGCTTGATCCCTTACACTTTCCACGCCCTCGTCATCAAGTCTGCCATCCGCAACAAGAAGAATGTTGTCACCACCAGCTACGTCTCTCctgccatgatggagctcgacgaggaggccaaggctgctggTATCACCGTCATGAACGAGATTGGC GTTGACCCTGGTG TCGACCACCTGTACGCCGTCAAGACGATCGAGGAGGTCCACGCCGAGGGTGGAAAGATTCTGTCTTTCCTCAGCTACTGCGGTGGTCTCCCCGCCCCCGAGGTGTCTGGCAACCCTCTCGGATACAAGTTCTCTTGGTCTTCCCGCGgtgtcctcctcgccctgcGAAACGCTGCCCGATACTACCAGGACGGCAAGATCGCCGATGTTGCCTCCAAGGACCTGATGGGCACCGCCAAACCCTACTTCATCTACCCCGGCTTCGCCTTCGTCGCCTACCCTAACCGAGACTCTACCCCCTACAAGGAGCGCTACAACATCCCCGAGGCTGAGACCATCATCCGAGGTACTCTCCGATACCAGGGATTCCCTCAGTTCATCCGAGTCCTGGTCCAGATTGGCTTCCTTGACGATACCGCTCAGGAGGCTCTCTCTCAGCCCATTGCCTGGAACGAGGCCACCAAGATCATTGTCGGTGCCAAGTCCTCCAGCGCTGCCGACCTTGAGGAGGCCATCGTCTCCAAGGCCACCTTTGACTCCCCTGAGGATAAGAAGCGTATCCTGAGCGGTCTCCGCTGGATCGGTCTCTTCTCTGACGAGAAGATCACCCCGCGCGGTAACCCCCTCGACACCCTCTGCGCCaccctcgagaagaagatgcagTTCGAGGAGGGCGAGCGTGATCTCGTCATGCTCCAGCACAAGTTCGAGATTGAGCACAAGGACGGCTCCCGCGAGACCCGCACCTCTACTCTCGTTGAGTACGGTGACCCCAAGGGCTACTCCGCCATGGCTCGCCTCGTGGGTGTGCCGTGTGCCGTCGCTGTCAAGCAGGTCCTCAACGGCACCCTGTCTGAGAAGGGTATTTTGGCTCCCATGAACGGCAAGATCAACAACCCTATCctgaaggagctcaaggaggagtACGGCATCTTCTGTGTTGAGGAGACTGTCTCCTAA
- a CDS encoding Pectate lyase: MISTCTILPLSNMKASILAVAAASLLPSAMACLGYTGGVPKPTDHISKSKVIEVKAGEVFDGKWAKYDRGSGACKGQNEGDDKDAVFLLHEGATLKNVIIGKDQAEGVHCKGHCTLEFVWFEDVCEDAISIKEDKAGKESWIIGGGAYHASDKVVQHNGCGTVNIINFYVEDYGKLYRSCGNCKKQCKRNVYIEGVTAKNGGELAGINANYGDTATLKNVCADTKQKCTMYNGCAGGCEPKKVGACPA; encoded by the exons CTGATCTCGACTTGCACAATCCTACCACTATCCAACATGAAGGCTTCAATTCTTGCTGTCGCGGCCGCGAGCCTCCTTCCCTCGGCCATGGCCTGCCTCGGATACACTGGCGGTGTCCCCAAGCCCACCGACCACATCTCCAAGAGCAAGGTCatcgaggtcaaggctggcgaGGTCTTTGATGGCAAGTGGGCCAAGTATGACCGTGGATCCGGAGCCTGCAAGGGCCAGAACGAGGGTG ATGACAAGGACGCTGTGTTTCTGCTTCACGAGGGTGCTACTCTGAAGAACGTCATCATTGGCAAGGACCAAGCTGAGGGTGTTCACTGCAAGGGACACTGCACTCTCGAGTTTGTCTGGTTTGAGGATGTCTGCGAGGACGCCATTTCAATT AAGGAAGACAAGGCCGGCAAGGAGTCCTGGATCATCGGTGGAGGCGCCTACCACGCCTCAGACAAGGTAGTCCAGCACAATGGCTGCGGCACggtcaacatcatcaacttCTACGTCGAGGACTACGGCAAGCTATACCGGTCCTGCGGCAACTGCAAGAAGCAGTGCAAGCGCAACGTCTACATCGAGGGCGTCACGGCCAAGAACGGCGGCGAGCTCGCGGGCATCAACGCCAACTACGGCGACACGGCCACCCTCAAGAACGTCTGTGCTGACACCAAGCAGAAGTGCACCATGTACAATGGTTGTGCTGGTGGCTGCGAGCCCAAGAAGGTTGGAGCTTGCCCCGCTTAA
- a CDS encoding Kinesin-like protein — MAYDHRLMPASPSEARTVHSSASTPSLRSRDGAMPMLARMDGGGNVKVVVRVRAFLKRELERQARCLIEMDPITQLTTLFAPDDQDPAAAKLKTRKVIEDKKFTFDNSFWSHDTNDKHYATQEDVYNSLGEDFLDHNFEGYHTCIFAYGQTGSGKSYTMMGTPDHPGLIPRTCEDLFERIDAAHSENSNVAYNVRVSYFEVYNEHVRDLLVPAVPNKAPNYLKIRESPTDGPYVKDLTEVPVRNINEILRYMKMGDASRTVASTKMNDTSSRSHAVFTIMLKQIHHDMETDETTERSSRIRLVDLAGSERAKATEATGARLREGSNINKSLTTLGRVIAALADPKAHRGGKRKDVVPYRDSILTWLLKDSLGGNSKTAMIACIAPSDYEETLSTLRYADQAKRIRTRAVVNQDHMSSAERDAQIAAMAEEIRVLQLSVSDSRQREKNAKEAEEKLEEYQTRVATMQRMMEERSMVAESKIKKLQTENEALKLHLKLAIESLKNPIPAVEVKTDRELDEQDKENGSDYDEDDYDSESTAYGDEDELQEEMQRYLQDMGNLRKLIGGDLSRFKDEDSARMPLGLRENF; from the exons ATGGCTTATGATCATCGCCTGATGCCTGCTTCGCCCTCTGAGGCTCGGACAGTGCACTCTTCAGCTTCAACCCCTTCGCTGCGGTCCCGCGATGGGGCGATGCCTATGCTCGCCAGGATGGACGGAGGAGGCAACGTCAAAGTTGTTGTCCGAGTGAGAGCCTTCCTCAAGAGAG AACTCGAGCGCCAAGCAAGATGTCTCATTGAGATGGACCCCATCACCCAGCTCACGACTCTATTCGCGCCCGACGACCAAGATCCCGCTgccgccaagctcaagacccGAAAGGTAATTGAGGACAAGAAGTTCACTTTCGACAACTCTTTCTGGAGTCACGACACAAACGACAAGCACTATGCCACCCAGGAGGACGTCTACAATAGCCTGGGCGAGGATTTTCTCGACCACAACTTTGAGGGCTACCATACCTGCATCTTTGCCTACGGACAGACTGGATCTGGAAAGAGTTACACCATGATGGGGACTCCCGATCATCCTGGCCTTATCCCTCGAACCTGCGAGGACCTTTTCGAGCGCATCGACGCTGCTCACAGCGAAAACTCCAACGTCGCCTACAACGTCCGAGTTTCGTACTTTGAGGTCTACAACGAACACGTCCGCGACCTTTTGGTCCCTGCTGTGCCAAACAAGGCACCCAACTATCTCAAGATCCGAGAGTCGCCCACCGACGGCCCGTACGTCAAGGATCTCACCGAAGTGCCTGTGCGAAACATCAACGAGATTCTGCGTTACATGAAGATGGGTGATGCCTCGCGCACGGTGGCAAGCACCAAGATGAACGACACCAGTAGTCGAAGTCACGCCGTCTTTACAATCATGCTCAAGCAGATTCACCATGATATGGAGACTGATGAGACGACGGAACGAAGCTCCCGTATTCGACTAGTGGATCTCGCTGGTAGTGAACGTGCCAAGGCAACTGAGGCTACTGGTGCCCGACTTCGCGAGGGtagcaacatcaacaagTCCCTTACGACTCTTGGACGAGTTATTGCTGCTCTGGCAGATCCGAAGGCGCACCGAGGCGGCAAGCGAAAGGACGTGGTCCCATACCGAGACTCTATCCTCACATGGCTTCTGAAGGACTCCCTGGGTGGAAACAGCAAGACGGCCATGATTGCCTGCATTGCTCCTTCAGACTATGAAGAGACCCTCTCAACCCTCCGATACGCCGATCAGGCCAAGCGTATCCGCACCAGGGCCGTGGTCAACCAAGACCATATGTCCTCAGCCGAAAGAGATGCCCAGATTGCCGCCATGGCGGAAGAGATTCGCGTTCTTCAGCTTTCCGTCTCGGACTCGAGACAACGAGAAAAGAACGCCAAggaagccgaggagaagttggaggagTATCAGACCCGGGTTGCTACCATGCAGCGTATGATGGAGGAGCGCAGCATGGTGGCAGAgagcaagatcaagaagctccagaCCGAAAACGAGGCTTTGAAGTTGCACCTGAAGCTGGCCATCGAAAGCCTCAAGAACCCTATCCCTGCCGTCGAGGTCAAGACAGACCGAGAATTGGACGagcaggacaaggagaacggATCCGAttacgacgaagacgactaTGACTCGGAGAGTACGGCTTACGgagacgaggatgagctgcAGGAGGAGATGCAGCGCTATCTCCAGGACATGGGCAACTTGAGGAAACTGATTGGAGGCGACCTGTCGAGGTTCAAGGACGAAGACAGCGCCAGGATGCCGTTGGGCTTGAGGGAGAACTTTTGA
- a CDS encoding Hydroxyacylglutathione hydrolase, producing the protein MYRLAARRPFLNKKFGIISTALAASRAMHIQSIPMWEGSHNNYAYLVVDDKSKDAVIIDPANPPEVAPVLKDAIQAGKINLTAIVNTHHHWDHAGGNKKLLAELGTPKLDIIGGKDCEGVTKTPGHGETFKLGDITVKGVHTPCHTQDSICFFMEDGNDKAVFTGDTLFIGGCGRFFEGSAAEMHEALNKRLAALPDDTLVYPGHEYTKSNVKFAASVSQRDAVQKLHSYAENNKVTTGKFTIGDEKEHNVFMRVEDPEIQKATGETEPVAVMTKLREMKNNFKAPESKM; encoded by the exons ATGTATAGACTCGCGGCCAGACGACCGTTTCTCAACAAGAAATTTGGAATCATCTCAACAGCG CTTGCTGCATCCCGCGCCATGCATATCCAGTCGATTCCTATGT GGGAGGGGAGCCACAACAATTACGCCTACTTGGTAGTCGATGACAAATCCAAGGATGCTGTGATTATCGACCCTGCCAACCCCCCGGA AGTTGCCCCGGTTCTGAAGGATGCTATTCAGGCGGGCAAGATTAACCTGACGGCCATTGTCAACACTCATCA CCATTGGGACCATGCGGGAGGTAACAAGAAGCTG CTCGCTGAACTTGGAACTCCCAAGCTGGACATTATCGGAGGCAAGGACTGTGAGGGTGTCACCAAGACGCCTGGTCATGGCGAGACCTTTAAGCTGGGTGACATCACCGTGAAGGGTGTTCACACGCCCTGCCACACCCAGGACAGCATTTGCTTCTTCATGGAGGATGGCAATGACAAGGCTGTTTTCACAGGAGATACTCTCTTTATCGGCG GTTGTGGAAGATTCTTCGAAGGCTCTGCAGCGGAAATGCACGAGGCTTTGAACAAGCGCCTCGCCGCTCTGCCGGACGACACCTTGGTCTAT CCTGGTCACGAGTACACAAAGTCCAACGTCAAGTTTGCTGCTTCTGTATCGCAGCGAGATGCGGTGCAGAAGCTCCACTCGTATGCCGAGAACAACAAGGTGACAACCGGAAAATTTACCATTGGAGATGAGAAG GAGCATAATGTGTTTATGAGAGTCGAG GATCCCGAAATCCAGAAGGCGACGGGCGAGACTGAGCCCGTGGCTGTCATGACAAAGTTGCGAGAGATGAAGAACAACTTTAA GGCTCCCGAGTCAAAGATGTAG